The Theileria orientalis strain Shintoku DNA, chromosome 2, complete genome genome has a window encoding:
- a CDS encoding uncharacterized protein (transcription factor IIA, helical domain containing protein), translating into MSSYRLFDSDIATYLDEGLLPPPKVKHSEECTANEPQKKKQKIYTLPLSCIKYGCSLSSSSLIYDKSHLRLHCGVSLQHTLQDFITKNVISPQVFYEIVEFHRQALYETINDIRKLQFSKKRKSPIKIKGKIINYKNEDRKWVFYIQSPKITIDKIKMTTNSMKINGIKDFN; encoded by the exons ATGAGCAGTTACAGGTTATTTGATTCTGATATTGCCACCTACCTTGATGAGGGATTATTACCTCCTCCTAAGGTTAAACATTCTGAGGAATGTACTGCCAATGAGCCTCAAAAGAAGAAGCAAAAGATATATACGTTGCCCTTGAGTTGTATAAAATACGGCTGTtctctttcttcttcttctttaatTTACGATAAATCTCATCTGAGACTTCACTGTGGAGTTTCTTTACAGCATACTTTACAGGATTTTATCACAAAAAATGTTATTTCTCCTCAGGTTTTCTATGAGATCGTTGAGTTTCATAGACAG GCACTGTACGAGACAATCAATGATATAAGGAAGCTACAATTCTCAAAAAAGAGAAAATCTCCAATAAAGATTAAGGGTAAAATCATAAACTATAAAAACGAGGACCGGAAGTGGGTcttttatatacaatcgCCAAAGATAacaatagataaaataaaaatgacaaCAAATtcaatgaaaataaatgggATAAAggattttaattaa
- a CDS encoding transducin beta-like protein 1, translating into MKLNISSDDINLLVYRYLIENGYCHTAFCFNKEASINTNPFYGNHADKIPPNALVSFMQKAMIYIYLEYHTDDITGEQILCDESFSFFRKHNCFRKLGQTHGLPLSQSNFTHTEDKDQLDKSNVNNNSSAVKPEFDLTNTGFTPDDILESNSSLFQLNHPVYVGPPQRRLSDKWQLYGYHKLFEYKCSNLSTTCHFNPAYPGYVLKIVVDAPSSLYKLNDNGKASICEILLPHAKLSSNKYDPGVTTSSKWRPDGVAVCTGHSDGNVNLWSMEGHYMTSVRVEAAVTAVAFSGSRAYWNEVDAADVPYYVAVGCATGQVLVYKVDKNKFKLFKQYSHTTCVTDVEWKSPTVVSSTSMGGNLVLYDVTSDSSKELMLSSVNNVPFMEWDYYGRYLAMVDDTEIFKVYKPKENEVDGELVLLSGHKAKLIGASWYSGIFEKSSCRICTIAMDKQMIVWDVAAECLVMSLALDQMPTTVSVSPNDSLVAIGSYGNSIKMYALPNLTLVCSFYDQTVPTNVSWSADRQHLLYNVFNLQRTLIVPLNTLSSIQSD; encoded by the exons atgaaattgAATATATCATCTGatgatattaatttacttgtttatcGATATTTGATTGAGAACGG ATATTGTCATACTgctttttgttttaataaggAAGCTAGTATTAACACTAATCCTTTTTATGGTAACCATGCTGATAAGATTCCTCCTAATGCTCTGGTTTCATTTATGCAGAAGGCtatgatttatatatatcttGAATATCATACTGATGATATAACTGGAGAGCAGATTTTATGTGATGaatcattttcattttttcgtAAACACAACTGTTTTCGAAAGTTAGGTCAGACTCATGGATTACCTCTATCGCAATCAAACTTTACTCACACTGAGGATAAAGATCAACTCGATAAATCtaatgttaataataacTCTTCTGCTGTTAAACCTGAATTCG aTTTGACTAATACTGGATTCACACCTGATGATATATTGGAGAGCAACAGTAGTTTATTTCAACTTAATCATCCAGTTTATGTGGGACCTCCTCAGAGACGTTTATCAGACAAATGGCAACTATACGGTTACCACAAATTATTCGAATACAAATGTTCTAACTTATCTACAACTTGTCATTTTAACCCAGCGTATCCCGgatatgttttaaaaat AGTTGTGGATGCTCCATCtagtttatataaattaaacgaCAATGGCAAGGCATCGATATGTGAGATACTATTACCACATGCTAAACTATCATCGAATAAATATGATCCAGGTGTTACCACATCGTCGAAATGGAGACCAGATGGAGTTGCAGTATGTACAGGTCACTCGGATGGCAATGTTAATTTGTGGTCAATGGAGGGACATTATATGACGTCAGTGCGTGTGGAAGCAGCAGTGACAGCAGTGGCCTTTTCTGGAAGTAGAGCATATTGGAACGAGGTTGATGCAGCAGATGTGCCATACTACGTAGCAGTGGGATGTGCAACAGGACAAGTGCTGGTATACAAGGTggacaaaaataaatttaaactgtTTAAACAGTATAGCCATACCACATGTGTAACAGATGTCGAATGGAAGTCACCCACTGTAGTATCCTCAACCAGTATGGGAGGAAATCTAGTCTTGTACGATGTTACCAGTGATTCAAGTAAGGAACTCATGTTGTCATCAGTAAACAATGTGCCATTCATGGAGTGGGACTACTACGGTAGGTACCTAGCAATGGTGGATGATACGGAAATATTCAAGGTGTATAAGCcaaaagaaaatgaagtaGATGGCGAACTGGTACTGCTAAGTGGACACAAAGCTAAACTTATAGGAGCTTCCTGGTATTCAGGAATATTCGAAAAGTCATCCTGTAgaatatgtacaatagcCATGGATAAGCAGATGATAGTCTGGGACGTAGCTGCAGAGTGCTTAGTCATGTCCCTTGCATTGGATCAAATGCCAACCACGGTATCAGTCTCACCAAACGACAGCCTGGTGGCGATAGGATCATACGGAAACAGCATTAAAATGTACGCGCTCCCAAACCTTACACTCGTATGCTCATTCTACGATCAAACGGTACCAACTAATGTTAGTTGGTCTGCAGATAGACAACACCTCCTGT